One genomic segment of Vulpes vulpes isolate BD-2025 chromosome 2, VulVul3, whole genome shotgun sequence includes these proteins:
- the MARCKSL1 gene encoding MARCKS-related protein, with translation MGSQSSKAPRGDVTAEEAAGASPAKANGQENGHVKSNGDLSPKGEGESPPVNGTEEAAGATGDAIEPAPPSQGAEVKGDAPAKETPKKKKKFSFKKPFKLSGLSFKRNRKEGGGDSSASSPTEEEQEQGEIGACSEEGTAQEGKAAATPESQEPQAKGAEASAASKGGDTEEEAGPQAAEPSTPSGPESGPTPAEQNE, from the exons ATGGGCAGCCAGAGCTCCAAGGCTCCCCGGGGCGACGTGACCGCCGAGGAGGCAGCAGGCGCTTCCCCTGCTAAGGCCAACGGACAG GAGAATGGCCACGTGAAAAGCAATGGAGACTTATCCCCCAAGGGTGAAGGGGAGTCGCCCCCCGTGAACGGAACAGAGGAGGCAGCCGGGGCCACTGGCGATGCCATCGAGCCAGCACCCCCTAGCCAGGGCGCTGAGGTCAAGGGGGATGCCCCCGCCAAGGAGACccccaagaagaagaagaaattctctTTCAAGAAGCCTTTCAAATTGAGTGGTCTGTCCTTCAAGAGAAATcggaaggagggtgggggtgattcctctgcctcctcacccacagaggaagagcaggagcagggcgAGATCGGTGCCTGCAGCGAGGAAGGCACAGCCCAGGAAGGGAAGGCTGCCGCCACCCCTGagagccaggagccccaggccaAGGGGGCAGAGGCTAGTGCTGCCTCCAAGGGAGGAGACACAGAAGAAGAGGCAGGGCCCCAGGCTGCAGAGCCGTCCACTCCCTCGGGGCCGGAGAGTGGCCCTACACCTGCCGAGCAGAATGAGTag